Proteins encoded within one genomic window of Polaribacter sp. NJDZ03:
- a CDS encoding sugar phosphate isomerase/epimerase, with amino-acid sequence MKTVISLVIFLNALVSFAQENYSLSSQKERLRQYSGQWVSTINPSTDSVAKHPQIKMSSLNNFNNHSLTVKVLQKDSVNQYHPILQEIIGYDRGTNTIFAAGHNAEGAFFTGKGSFPSENNWTMQDKDLNGNNTMKVDFNFQNYTDVILEGLDTNEKSLWKTRYIKNNPKDKNIGIQLVSVHKEMLKNPEQTLIQLGRMGYSYVETFVYKNGGFYDQSPTQFKAMVEKAGMQFLGSMTFFDPEDKNDDVAIHTWWNKTIQDHKKAGVEYLSTSNSKLKGIKTIKELQEYSNYYNKVGKLCKENGLKFVFHNHADEFLKVEGVTIYDYLLQNTNPEYVYFQSDVYWMQVAGVNPVDYFKTYPKRFISWHVKDYKELGESGKIDFKDIFNYQEIAGVQYILSEVEDYSFPPLFSVGLAWEYIYYELLK; translated from the coding sequence TTGAAAACAGTTATATCTTTAGTTATTTTTCTAAATGCATTAGTCAGTTTTGCGCAAGAAAATTATAGTTTGTCTTCTCAAAAAGAAAGATTAAGACAATACTCTGGTCAATGGGTAAGTACTATTAACCCCAGTACAGATAGTGTAGCAAAACATCCTCAAATAAAAATGAGTAGTTTGAATAATTTCAACAATCATTCACTAACAGTTAAAGTTTTACAAAAAGATAGTGTCAATCAATACCATCCAATACTTCAAGAAATTATTGGATATGATAGGGGTACCAATACTATTTTTGCTGCAGGACATAATGCAGAAGGCGCATTTTTTACAGGGAAAGGTAGCTTTCCTTCAGAAAATAACTGGACGATGCAAGACAAAGATCTTAATGGTAATAATACAATGAAGGTTGATTTTAACTTTCAAAATTATACGGATGTTATATTGGAAGGATTAGATACTAATGAAAAAAGTTTATGGAAAACCAGATACATTAAAAACAATCCTAAAGACAAAAATATTGGTATTCAGCTCGTTTCTGTTCACAAAGAAATGCTTAAAAACCCAGAACAAACCTTAATTCAGTTAGGCAGAATGGGGTATAGTTATGTTGAAACTTTTGTATATAAAAACGGTGGATTTTACGATCAAAGTCCAACGCAGTTTAAGGCTATGGTAGAAAAAGCAGGTATGCAGTTTTTAGGTTCTATGACTTTTTTCGATCCAGAAGATAAAAATGATGATGTTGCAATACATACGTGGTGGAATAAAACAATACAAGACCATAAAAAAGCTGGTGTAGAATACCTATCTACCTCAAATAGCAAATTAAAAGGCATCAAGACCATCAAAGAACTGCAAGAGTATTCTAACTACTATAATAAAGTTGGAAAGCTTTGTAAAGAGAATGGACTTAAGTTTGTGTTTCATAATCATGCTGATGAATTTTTAAAAGTAGAAGGCGTAACCATTTATGATTATTTGCTTCAAAATACCAATCCTGAGTATGTCTATTTTCAATCGGATGTATATTGGATGCAGGTAGCAGGAGTTAACCCTGTAGATTATTTTAAAACCTATCCAAAACGATTTATTAGTTGGCATGTTAAAGACTATAAAGAATTAGGCGAAAGTGGTAAAATAGATTTCAAAGATATTTTTAACTATCAAGAAATAGCAGGAGTTCAATATATTTTGTCTGAAGTAGAAGATTATAGCTTTCCACCTTTATTTAGTGTTGGTTTAGCTTGGGAATATATTTATTATGAATTATTAAAATAA
- a CDS encoding endo-1,4-beta-xylanase, which translates to MSQKKLDEPGLKNVSEFPIGTAVNINRLINDDALMSLQILNFNSITATSDMKMQSILPAENQFNWKKSDTILYYAKKHNQRVFGHNLIWHSSTPKWVEEKGNKDSLWLGEFMKDYIHKYVGRYKGKVAGWDVVNEAFESKGGAYRKTFWYNNLGKEYIANAFRYAHEADPDAVLFYNDFNIERDTLKLQAVLNMVKDFKKEGVPIHGIGFQMHIRMDTPDEVIAYSLKKAAETGLQIHLSEVDIIFNSHNDERLGGIENYSSITDEMKLAQEEKYKNLVLMYRRIVPKEQQFGITVWDFTDRDSWIKGFFNMKDWPTIYDEDLKPKPAYNGFLEGLKEKTKKK; encoded by the coding sequence GTGAGCCAAAAAAAGCTGGATGAGCCAGGTCTTAAAAATGTTTCAGAGTTTCCAATAGGTACTGCAGTTAATATTAATAGGCTAATTAATGATGACGCATTAATGTCTTTGCAGATTTTAAATTTTAATAGTATTACAGCTACAAGCGATATGAAAATGCAGTCTATTTTGCCTGCAGAAAACCAGTTTAATTGGAAAAAATCTGACACGATTTTATATTACGCCAAAAAGCACAACCAACGCGTTTTTGGCCATAACCTTATTTGGCACAGCAGTACACCAAAATGGGTAGAAGAAAAAGGGAATAAAGACAGCCTTTGGTTGGGAGAATTTATGAAAGATTATATTCATAAATATGTAGGCAGATACAAAGGCAAAGTAGCTGGATGGGATGTTGTAAACGAAGCTTTTGAATCTAAAGGTGGTGCATATAGAAAAACATTTTGGTATAATAATTTAGGTAAAGAATATATAGCAAATGCTTTTAGATATGCACATGAAGCAGATCCTGATGCCGTATTGTTTTATAATGATTTTAACATTGAGCGTGATACTCTAAAATTACAGGCCGTTTTAAATATGGTTAAAGATTTTAAGAAAGAGGGTGTACCTATTCATGGTATTGGTTTTCAAATGCACATTCGTATGGATACGCCAGATGAAGTTATTGCTTATTCATTAAAAAAAGCGGCAGAAACCGGTTTGCAAATTCACTTATCTGAAGTAGATATTATTTTTAATTCTCACAATGATGAAAGATTGGGTGGTATAGAAAATTATAGTTCTATTACTGATGAAATGAAATTAGCACAGGAAGAAAAATATAAAAATCTAGTTTTAATGTATCGCAGAATTGTTCCGAAAGAGCAGCAATTTGGAATTACAGTTTGGGATTTTACAGATAGAGATTCTTGGATTAAAGGTTTTTTTAATATGAAAGATTGGCCTACTATTTATGATGAAGATTTAAAGCCAAAACCAGCCTATAATGGTTTTTTAGAAGGTTTAAAAGAGAAAACTAAAAAAAAATAA
- a CDS encoding glycoside hydrolase family 3 C-terminal domain-containing protein, whose translation MNINNKTQSLVKFSKSCLVTVMVLFMVVSCKTNKENLAETETYKFKFQNTSLSFEDRVQDLISQMTLQEKVSQMRYDAPAIDRLGIPEYNWWNECLHGVGRAGEATVFPQGIGMGATWNAPLIFEMGTAVSDEARAKHHKFVSEGKRGIYQGLTFWTPNINIFRDPRWGRGQETYGEDPHLTSRIGVNYIKGLQGDDPKYLKLVATAKHFAVHSGPEKSRHEDNYQTSNKDLYETYLPAFEAAVKEANVHSVMCAYNRFRDEACCGSNLLLNKILRDDWGFEGYVVSDCWAINDFWQSGHHEIVQTAEEASALAVARGTDLNCGDCYDPNLTEAVLKKMIDEEKIDLALTRLMIARFKLGMFDNDKDVKWAKIPYSVVASEGHYALSKKIARESMVLLKNENNILPLSKNIKSIAIIGPNADSKQALLGNYHGTPNQFNTPLKAITDKLPNATINYALGSDIAIGWPTLNTIPTLALKNGDNKGLKGEYFANKDWEGTPEFTRNDAEIDFIWMKDRPIKNLKTDVFSVKWTGQLVPNENGNYRIGFKACNDVKFYFDNELKFEFSDDHNTQTKYFDMELKAGQSHDVKIEYYNHHSDPQAQFVWAKMDQDLMTPALEAARNSEVVVLCLGLSPDIEGEEMPVLLEGFDKGDRTDIKLPKTQIELMKKIQALGKPTILVLMNGSALAVNWAADNVPAILEAWYPGEFGGNAIADVLFGDYNPGGKLPVTFYKSVNDLPDFKNYNMANRTYKYFKGDPLFPFGHGLSYTNFTYTNLNVSNEVVVNKEIKVSVEVKNTGSVDGDEVVQLYISHEGKTDAAIRTLVGFERIHLKAGETKMFSHSITPKQYALINNDGGSVLEPGALTISVGGKQPGFKGVADATTSGVLTKKIALIK comes from the coding sequence ATGAATATAAATAATAAAACACAATCTTTAGTTAAGTTTTCAAAATCATGTTTAGTAACTGTTATGGTTCTATTTATGGTTGTTTCGTGTAAAACAAACAAAGAAAATCTAGCAGAAACTGAAACCTACAAGTTTAAATTTCAAAATACTTCTTTGTCATTTGAAGATAGAGTTCAGGACTTAATAAGTCAAATGACGCTTCAAGAAAAAGTATCTCAAATGCGCTATGATGCTCCGGCAATAGACAGATTAGGAATTCCAGAATACAATTGGTGGAATGAATGTTTGCATGGGGTTGGAAGAGCAGGAGAAGCAACGGTTTTTCCACAAGGTATTGGTATGGGAGCTACTTGGAATGCTCCTTTAATTTTTGAAATGGGAACGGCAGTTTCAGATGAAGCAAGAGCAAAACATCATAAATTTGTTAGTGAAGGTAAAAGAGGTATTTACCAAGGTTTAACGTTTTGGACACCTAATATTAATATTTTTAGAGACCCACGATGGGGAAGAGGACAAGAAACCTATGGGGAAGACCCACACTTAACAAGTAGAATTGGTGTTAACTATATAAAAGGACTTCAAGGAGATGATCCTAAATATTTAAAATTGGTGGCAACGGCAAAACACTTTGCTGTGCATAGTGGTCCAGAAAAATCAAGACATGAAGATAATTATCAAACATCAAATAAAGATTTATACGAAACGTATTTACCAGCTTTTGAAGCAGCTGTAAAAGAGGCTAATGTGCACTCTGTTATGTGTGCATATAATCGTTTTAGAGATGAAGCATGCTGTGGTAGTAATTTGTTGTTAAATAAAATTCTTCGTGACGATTGGGGGTTTGAAGGCTATGTAGTTTCAGATTGTTGGGCAATTAATGATTTTTGGCAATCAGGTCATCATGAAATAGTACAAACAGCAGAAGAAGCAAGTGCATTGGCTGTTGCTAGAGGAACAGATTTAAATTGTGGAGACTGTTATGATCCTAATTTAACAGAAGCGGTGCTTAAAAAAATGATTGATGAAGAAAAAATTGATTTGGCATTAACTCGATTAATGATTGCACGTTTTAAACTGGGTATGTTCGACAACGATAAAGACGTTAAATGGGCAAAAATTCCTTATAGCGTTGTTGCAAGTGAAGGTCATTATGCTTTATCTAAAAAAATAGCAAGAGAATCTATGGTATTGTTAAAAAATGAGAACAATATACTTCCGCTAAGTAAAAATATAAAATCTATTGCAATCATTGGTCCAAATGCAGACTCTAAACAAGCGTTATTAGGTAACTACCACGGTACACCTAATCAATTTAATACACCATTAAAAGCAATTACAGATAAATTACCTAACGCTACCATAAATTATGCATTAGGAAGTGATATTGCCATAGGTTGGCCTACTTTAAACACCATACCAACTTTAGCTCTTAAAAATGGTGATAACAAAGGTTTAAAAGGGGAGTATTTTGCCAATAAAGATTGGGAAGGAACACCAGAATTTACAAGAAACGATGCAGAAATTGATTTTATATGGATGAAGGATAGACCCATTAAAAATTTAAAAACTGATGTTTTTTCAGTAAAATGGACAGGACAATTAGTTCCTAATGAAAATGGGAATTATAGAATAGGATTTAAAGCGTGTAACGATGTTAAATTTTATTTTGATAACGAACTTAAGTTCGAATTTAGTGACGATCATAATACTCAAACCAAGTATTTTGATATGGAATTAAAAGCAGGACAGTCTCATGATGTTAAAATAGAATATTATAACCACCACTCAGATCCTCAAGCACAATTTGTTTGGGCAAAAATGGATCAAGATTTAATGACGCCAGCTTTAGAGGCTGCAAGAAATTCTGAAGTTGTGGTGCTTTGTTTAGGTTTATCTCCAGATATTGAAGGTGAAGAAATGCCTGTATTATTGGAAGGATTTGATAAAGGAGATCGTACTGATATTAAACTTCCAAAAACGCAAATTGAATTAATGAAAAAAATTCAGGCACTTGGTAAGCCAACCATTTTGGTTTTAATGAACGGAAGTGCTTTGGCTGTTAATTGGGCTGCCGATAATGTTCCTGCTATTCTAGAAGCATGGTATCCGGGTGAATTTGGAGGAAATGCCATTGCAGATGTGTTGTTTGGCGATTACAACCCTGGAGGAAAGTTACCTGTAACTTTTTATAAATCAGTAAATGATTTACCAGATTTTAAAAACTATAACATGGCGAATAGAACCTATAAATACTTTAAAGGAGATCCACTTTTTCCTTTTGGTCATGGTTTAAGTTATACGAATTTTACTTATACTAATTTAAATGTTTCTAATGAAGTTGTCGTAAACAAAGAAATTAAGGTAAGTGTAGAGGTAAAAAATACTGGAAGCGTTGATGGAGATGAAGTTGTACAACTGTATATTTCTCATGAAGGCAAAACAGATGCAGCAATAAGAACTTTAGTAGGTTTCGAAAGAATTCATTTAAAAGCTGGCGAAACAAAAATGTTTAGCCACAGTATCACTCCAAAACAATATGCTTTAATAAATAATGATGGTGGTTCTGTGTTAGAACCTGGAGCATTAACAATAAGTGTGGGTGGTAAACAACCAGGTTTTAAAGGTGTTGCAGATGCTACTACAAGTGGTGTGTTAACTAAAAAAATAGCATTAATAAAATAA
- a CDS encoding T9SS type A sorting domain-containing protein has translation MMKKLLTITLVLFTVISVNAQSLSDLVFESTITPTTTSVDLTFNYNGISAGDKFEWQLILAKADESPDWGSKNITYLTDITPNGIGSGTQTITFNVSNGPINGEVYTWAGKITVASTGVDLYNNTGNLVTISTTAGLEDAKSNAIAIYPNPVLDEIFVKNLSEVNQVKVIDITGKTVKNVNDFNQSNSINVSALNKGVYFLIFDNKKQVKFLKN, from the coding sequence ATGATGAAAAAACTACTTACAATTACTCTCGTTTTATTTACTGTTATTTCAGTAAACGCACAAAGTTTAAGCGACCTTGTGTTTGAATCTACAATTACTCCAACTACAACTTCTGTAGATTTAACTTTTAATTATAATGGAATCTCTGCAGGAGATAAATTCGAATGGCAGTTAATATTAGCAAAAGCAGATGAGTCTCCAGATTGGGGATCAAAGAACATTACTTATCTAACTGATATAACTCCAAATGGAATCGGATCAGGTACTCAAACTATAACTTTTAATGTGTCGAATGGCCCTATAAATGGAGAAGTGTATACTTGGGCAGGAAAAATTACAGTGGCTTCAACTGGTGTAGATTTATACAATAACACCGGAAATTTAGTTACTATATCTACTACTGCTGGTTTAGAGGATGCAAAATCTAATGCAATAGCAATCTATCCAAACCCTGTATTAGATGAAATATTTGTTAAAAATTTATCTGAAGTAAACCAAGTAAAAGTGATTGATATTACTGGTAAAACAGTAAAAAATGTAAATGATTTTAATCAATCAAATTCTATTAATGTATCTGCTTTAAATAAAGGAGTTTATTTTTTGATTTTTGATAATAAAAAACAAGTTAAGTTTCTGAAAAATTAG
- a CDS encoding alkaline phosphatase, protein MIKNIVLISITFFCTIGYSQTETKAKYVFLFIGDGMGLSQIYTTEMYLNSKPNEIKSEKLLMSSFPVNSNMTNYSASSYVTTSCAAATAMSTGFKTNNGIIGKSPDQTISYENISQKAKKAGFKVGILSSVMIDHATPASFYAHQNSRNMYYEISMELPNYNIDYFGGGGFHHPKGKKGDQPDSYQNAINKGYTIANSIEDIRNLKNGDEKIIAINPDMYPSGEFHWAIDQKEEAFSLADFTKKGIEVIDNDKGFFMMVEGGKIDWACHGNDGVSMVHEVLAFNDAIKEAYEFYKERPDETLIIVTADHETGALTTGINYVTNPEYLKYQIISVQEFKRKMTELKGTEPEVSFNTILELVQADFGLGNKDVGLSLDDKELALLKSAYNKQFKGNKNVDADADYLSKTAVKSIAETAAYILNKKAGINWASGDHSGTPVPVRVIGKGQEEFSKYFDNTDLPKKIQKLMGI, encoded by the coding sequence ATGATAAAAAATATAGTGCTAATTTCAATAACATTTTTTTGCACTATTGGATACAGTCAAACTGAAACAAAAGCAAAATATGTCTTTTTGTTTATTGGAGATGGTATGGGGTTAAGTCAAATTTATACTACCGAAATGTATTTAAATTCGAAACCTAACGAGATTAAATCAGAAAAACTATTAATGAGTAGTTTTCCGGTTAACTCTAATATGACTAACTATTCTGCTAGTTCTTATGTTACTACTTCTTGTGCTGCAGCAACAGCAATGTCTACAGGGTTTAAAACAAATAATGGTATTATAGGAAAATCGCCAGACCAAACAATATCGTATGAAAACATATCTCAGAAAGCTAAAAAAGCAGGTTTTAAAGTAGGTATATTATCTAGTGTAATGATAGATCATGCTACTCCAGCATCTTTTTATGCACATCAAAATTCTCGTAATATGTATTATGAAATTAGTATGGAGCTACCCAATTATAATATCGATTATTTTGGAGGTGGAGGATTCCATCATCCTAAAGGAAAAAAAGGAGATCAACCAGATTCATATCAAAATGCTATAAATAAAGGGTATACCATTGCAAACTCTATAGAAGATATTAGAAATTTAAAAAATGGAGATGAAAAAATAATTGCTATAAATCCAGACATGTATCCTTCAGGAGAATTTCACTGGGCTATTGACCAAAAAGAAGAAGCATTTTCTCTTGCCGATTTTACAAAAAAAGGAATTGAAGTGATTGATAATGACAAAGGTTTTTTTATGATGGTAGAAGGTGGTAAAATTGATTGGGCATGTCATGGAAACGATGGTGTATCTATGGTTCATGAAGTACTAGCTTTTAATGATGCTATTAAAGAAGCCTATGAGTTTTATAAAGAAAGACCAGATGAAACCTTAATAATTGTTACTGCAGACCATGAAACGGGTGCCCTAACTACAGGGATAAATTATGTAACTAATCCAGAATACTTAAAATACCAAATAATTTCAGTTCAAGAGTTTAAAAGAAAAATGACTGAACTTAAAGGTACTGAACCAGAAGTTTCTTTTAATACTATTTTAGAATTAGTACAGGCAGATTTTGGTTTAGGAAACAAGGATGTCGGTTTGTCTTTAGATGATAAAGAATTAGCGCTATTAAAATCTGCTTACAACAAACAGTTTAAAGGAAATAAGAACGTAGACGCAGATGCCGATTATTTAAGTAAAACTGCAGTAAAATCTATTGCTGAAACAGCTGCTTATATTTTGAATAAAAAAGCAGGAATAAATTGGGCTTCTGGCGATCATTCTGGTACACCAGTTCCTGTTAGAGTTATAGGTAAAGGTCAAGAAGAGTTTTCTAAATATTTTGACAATACAGATTTACCAAAAAAAATACAGAAACTTATGGGTATATAA
- the ribB gene encoding 3,4-dihydroxy-2-butanone-4-phosphate synthase, which translates to MVLAELDTLQTVNKNSQERVEKVLMHLRNGKGIILMDDEDRENEGDLVFSAHHMTNKHMALMIRKCSGIVCLCLTNEKADLLKLPYMVTENTSSYQTPFTVSIEAKEGVTTGVSAKDRLTTIKVASNENATSNDLAKPGHIFPLRAKNNGVLERKGHTEGSVDLMKLAGLKPEAVLCELMNDDGTMAKKDTIISFAGEHDLMVLTIQDIIHYRKFVRDYK; encoded by the coding sequence ATGGTACTTGCAGAATTAGATACATTACAAACAGTTAATAAAAATAGTCAAGAGCGGGTAGAAAAAGTATTGATGCATCTTAGAAATGGAAAAGGAATTATTTTAATGGATGACGAAGACAGAGAAAATGAAGGTGATTTAGTATTCTCTGCACACCATATGACCAATAAACATATGGCACTTATGATTAGAAAATGTAGCGGTATTGTTTGCCTTTGTTTAACCAACGAAAAAGCAGATTTACTTAAGCTTCCTTATATGGTAACGGAAAACACTAGTAGCTATCAAACACCTTTTACAGTCTCTATAGAAGCAAAAGAAGGCGTAACTACAGGGGTTTCGGCTAAAGATAGATTAACAACCATAAAAGTAGCATCTAATGAAAATGCTACAAGTAATGATTTAGCAAAACCTGGTCATATTTTTCCATTAAGAGCTAAAAATAACGGTGTTCTAGAAAGAAAAGGGCATACTGAAGGTAGCGTAGATTTAATGAAATTAGCAGGCTTAAAACCAGAAGCTGTGCTTTGTGAATTAATGAATGACGACGGAACAATGGCAAAAAAGGACACTATTATTTCGTTTGCAGGTGAACACGATTTGATGGTATTAACTATTCAAGATATTATTCACTATCGTAAATTTGTAAGAGACTACAAGTAA
- a CDS encoding carbohydrate binding domain-containing protein has product MIKNINNLLLKLVVFVLPLALLCTACSNEEENTYSRLSGISMKTQPKVKYVLGETLDLTSMVITLGEGESGEDIPYASFDAKGITTEPVNGKVLDFSDEALIITIDNSDKGMIQAIEVTNDIVELIVKTEPKKNYVSGEKLDLSSLLITTVQEDGTTTDVAFADFGKKFGTTPMNGDILAVSNTAVVISYLETEAKVTQSINVIAFEPVSATLVTGPTKNVYDIGERLNLEGTAINYMLPGGLELELSFEDFASFGVTTTPANEDKLKATDNEVQAMTGSGFAVGIPITVNKINVTGMTLEMKPAKTLYIADELINLQDLSVRLAISGKEDLIVNSQDFDIYGITTNPAEGTTYVDGTSEIVVSYPGITDTISISLGSEILYESNFTDGIDGWTNQGSDGGSSNVYAKDGVMISDNIVVGEQTYSLQLYKPGITLKKGAKYKITIELMAVPGEGGFEFSFSVGDGDGRHGYSNYYGNETLALSDSESTRFTGEFTMSNDTTDAARILLNNGYQTNSVIVKYVKLEEL; this is encoded by the coding sequence ATGATAAAAAATATAAATAATTTACTGTTAAAACTAGTTGTCTTTGTATTGCCTTTGGCATTATTGTGCACGGCTTGTAGTAACGAAGAAGAAAATACCTACTCGAGATTAAGTGGTATTTCAATGAAAACGCAACCGAAAGTAAAGTATGTTTTGGGAGAAACATTAGACCTTACCAGTATGGTAATCACCTTAGGTGAAGGAGAGAGTGGTGAAGATATACCTTATGCTTCTTTTGACGCAAAAGGTATTACCACAGAGCCAGTTAATGGAAAAGTATTAGATTTTTCTGATGAAGCTCTGATTATAACAATAGATAATTCGGATAAAGGTATGATTCAAGCTATTGAGGTTACCAATGATATCGTAGAGCTAATTGTAAAAACTGAACCTAAGAAGAATTATGTAAGCGGAGAAAAATTAGATTTATCTAGCCTTTTAATTACTACGGTACAAGAGGATGGAACTACTACTGATGTAGCTTTTGCTGATTTTGGTAAAAAGTTTGGAACTACACCAATGAATGGTGATATTCTTGCAGTAAGTAATACAGCTGTTGTTATTTCTTATTTAGAAACAGAAGCAAAGGTTACTCAATCTATTAATGTAATTGCATTTGAACCGGTAAGCGCTACTTTAGTGACTGGTCCTACAAAAAACGTATATGATATAGGGGAAAGGTTGAATCTTGAGGGTACAGCTATTAATTATATGCTTCCAGGTGGACTTGAACTTGAGCTTTCTTTTGAAGATTTTGCTTCTTTTGGAGTTACGACCACGCCAGCCAATGAAGATAAATTGAAGGCTACGGATAATGAAGTTCAAGCAATGACAGGTTCTGGATTTGCGGTAGGAATACCTATAACCGTGAACAAAATTAATGTTACAGGAATGACTCTAGAGATGAAACCCGCCAAAACTCTATATATTGCGGATGAATTGATAAATCTTCAAGATTTAAGCGTAAGATTAGCTATTTCTGGAAAAGAGGACTTAATTGTTAATTCACAAGATTTTGATATCTATGGTATTACTACAAACCCAGCAGAAGGAACAACTTATGTAGACGGTACTTCGGAAATCGTTGTTAGTTATCCAGGAATTACAGATACTATTTCCATATCCTTGGGATCGGAGATTTTGTACGAATCTAATTTCACTGACGGTATAGATGGTTGGACCAACCAAGGTTCTGATGGTGGTTCTTCTAATGTTTATGCTAAAGATGGAGTTATGATTTCTGATAATATTGTTGTAGGAGAACAGACATATTCTTTACAATTGTATAAACCAGGCATTACTTTGAAGAAAGGTGCAAAATATAAAATTACTATAGAATTAATGGCTGTTCCTGGTGAAGGAGGTTTTGAGTTTAGTTTTAGTGTTGGTGATGGAGATGGACGTCATGGTTATTCAAATTACTACGGAAATGAGACTTTAGCACTTTCAGATTCAGAATCCACAAGATTTACTGGTGAGTTTACAATGTCTAATGACACTACAGATGCGGCTAGAATCTTATTGAATAATGGGTATCAAACCAACAGTGTTATAGTTAAGTACGTTAAACTTGAAGAGTTATAA
- a CDS encoding DUF5627 domain-containing protein, producing the protein MNTKNIVLLIGALIALSCSNSEPEFDDFEFQGAYFPYQNPARTLILGDYDLAFNDNDNDHRFEITALMTGVYTNDIERKIYFEVDNSILNNVANVKALPAEYYTFETVSPVSIPVGSTKGRIQVQLRDAFFKDTLSFGKVNTTNYVIPLVMTKADNLDTLSVGRSFIANPDRLNPLDWDVLPKDYTLFGIKFMNRFHGNYLRRGNDMITEPTATVGRVYNADFVERDELTLLETAGMDKIKYQNLIGRGENSSPGNVVMELSFNADNTCTISSYKNDPYGVTGTGQFVEDGDSFGGNKKDVIYLNYSYKDAVNAETHTVKDTLVIRDRTAIFEEFTVELKDL; encoded by the coding sequence ATGAATACAAAAAATATAGTTTTATTAATAGGTGCTCTGATAGCTTTATCATGTAGCAATAGCGAACCTGAGTTTGATGATTTCGAGTTTCAAGGAGCTTATTTTCCTTATCAAAACCCAGCACGTACTCTAATCCTAGGAGATTATGATTTAGCCTTTAACGATAACGATAATGATCATAGGTTTGAAATAACAGCCTTAATGACAGGGGTGTATACTAACGATATAGAAAGAAAAATCTATTTTGAAGTAGATAATAGTATTTTAAACAACGTAGCTAATGTAAAGGCACTTCCTGCAGAGTATTACACGTTTGAAACTGTAAGCCCTGTATCTATTCCGGTAGGTTCTACCAAGGGTAGGATTCAGGTTCAATTACGTGATGCATTTTTTAAAGACACATTGTCGTTTGGAAAGGTAAATACTACTAATTATGTAATTCCTTTAGTAATGACTAAGGCAGATAATTTGGATACTTTGTCTGTAGGAAGAAGTTTTATAGCTAATCCAGATCGTCTAAATCCATTAGATTGGGATGTGCTTCCAAAGGATTATACCTTATTTGGTATTAAATTTATGAACAGATTTCATGGGAACTACCTTAGAAGAGGTAATGATATGATTACAGAGCCTACCGCTACAGTAGGAAGAGTATACAATGCAGATTTTGTAGAGAGAGATGAATTAACACTTTTAGAAACAGCTGGTATGGATAAGATTAAATATCAAAATCTTATTGGACGTGGTGAAAACTCTAGTCCAGGAAATGTTGTTATGGAACTTTCTTTTAATGCAGATAACACTTGTACTATAAGTAGTTATAAAAACGATCCTTATGGGGTTACAGGTACTGGTCAATTTGTTGAAGACGGAGATTCTTTTGGAGGAAATAAAAAAGATGTAATCTATTTAAATTATAGCTATAAAGATGCCGTTAATGCAGAGACACATACCGTTAAGGATACTTTAGTAATACGTGACAGAACTGCCATTTTTGAAGAGTTTACAGTTGAACTTAAAGACCTATAG